The Streptomyces collinus DNA segment CGATGCTGAACGGCGAGATGACGGCGGGCGGCACGGACGACGGAGGTTACGAGGTGGCGGTGTTCCTGCCGGTCGCCCTGCCGGACGAGGGTGACGTATGACCATCCGCGTCCTGATCGCCGACGACCAGATGATGGTGCGCGAGGGGTTCTCGGTCCTGCTGAACGCGATGCCGGACATCGAGGTCGTCGGGGAGGCGGTGAACGGCCGGGAGGCCGTCACCAAGGTCCGCGAGCTCGCCCCGGACGTGGTGCTGATGGACATCCGCATGCCCGAGCTGAACGGCATCGAGGCGACCCGCGAGATCGTGGCCGCCGACGGCGCGGCGAAGGTGCTGGTGCTCACCACCTTCGACCTCGACGAGTACGTGTACCAGGCGCTGCGCGCGGGTGCCTCCGGCTTCCTCCTCAAGGACGCCTCGGCCCGGCAGCTGGCCGACGGAGTGAAGGTCGTGGCCTCCGGGGAGGCGCTCCTGGCCCCCTCGGTGACCAGGCGCCTGATCACCGAGTTCTCCAAGCTCTCCGAGAAGCCGCACCTCATGCCCTCCGCCCACGCGGCCCACGGTGACCTCACCGAGCGGGAGACGGAGGTGCTGGTCCTCATCGCGCAGGGCCTGTCGAACTCGGAGATCGCGGGGCGGCTGGTCGTCGCCGAGTCCACGATCAAGACGCATGTCAGCCGGATCCTGGTGAAGCTGGGCCTCAGGGACCGGACGCAGGCGGCGGTGTTCGCGTACGAGGCGCGGCTGGTGACGCCCGGCTAGCCCGCCGGCGGCAGGCCCGGCCCGACGATCTCCCTCTCGCCGGACCGTTCCGACCCGTGTGTAGGAACATCCCTGGTCAGGGGAGGGGGTGTGGGGCTAGCGTCCCGGCATGGCTGCATTCGACCCGTGGGACCCGGCGTTCCTCACCGACCCGTACCCCGTCTACGCCGAGCTGCGCGCCCGGGGCCGCGTGCACTGGTTCGAGCCCACGAACCAGTGGCTCGTCCCGCACCACGCGGACGTCTCGGCACTGCTGCGCGACCGGCGCCTCGGCCGGACGTACCAGCACCGGTTCTCACACGAGGAGTTCGGCCGCACGGCGCCCCCGCCGGAGCACGAGCCGTTCCACACGCTCAACGACCACGGGATGCTCGACCTGGAGCCGCCGGACCACACCCGGATCCGCCGTCTGGTGTCGAAGGCGTTCACGCCCCGCACGGTGGAGCGGCTGAAGCCGTACGTGCGGGGCCTGGCCGACGAACTGGTGTCCGCGCTGGTCGCGAAAGGCGGCGGCGACCTGCTGAAGGACGTCGCCGAACCCCTCCCCGTCGCGGTGATCGCCGAGATGCTCGGCATCCCGGAGTCCGACCGGGCCCCGCTGCGCCCCTGGTCGGCGGACATCTGCGGGATGTACGAGCTGAAGCCGTCCGAGGACACGGCGGCGAAGGCGGTCCGGGCGTCGGTCGAGTTCTCCGACTACCTGCGCGAGCTGATCGCGGCCCGCCGCAAGGAACCCGGCGAGGACCTCATCTCGGGGCTCATCGCAGCCCACGACGAGGGCGACCGGCTCACCGAGCAGGAGATGATCTCCACCTGCGTCCTGCTGCTCAACGCCGGCCACGAGGCCACGGTGAACGCCACGGTCAACGGCTGGTACGCCCTGTTCCGCAACCCGTCCCAGCTGGAGGCGCTGCGCGCGGACCACACGCTCGTCCCCTCCGCGATCGAGGAGCTGATGCGCTACGACACCCCGCTCCAGCTGTTCGAACGCTGGGTCCTGGACGAGATCGAGATCGACGGCACGACGATCCCGCGCGGCGCGGAGATCGCCATGCTCTTCGGCTCCGCCAACCACGACCCGGCGGTGTTCCGGAACCCGTCCGCCCTCGACCTCACCCGCGCGGACAACCCCCACATCTCCTTCAGCGCCGGCATCCACT contains these protein-coding regions:
- a CDS encoding response regulator; translated protein: MTIRVLIADDQMMVREGFSVLLNAMPDIEVVGEAVNGREAVTKVRELAPDVVLMDIRMPELNGIEATREIVAADGAAKVLVLTTFDLDEYVYQALRAGASGFLLKDASARQLADGVKVVASGEALLAPSVTRRLITEFSKLSEKPHLMPSAHAAHGDLTERETEVLVLIAQGLSNSEIAGRLVVAESTIKTHVSRILVKLGLRDRTQAAVFAYEARLVTPG
- a CDS encoding cytochrome P450; protein product: MAAFDPWDPAFLTDPYPVYAELRARGRVHWFEPTNQWLVPHHADVSALLRDRRLGRTYQHRFSHEEFGRTAPPPEHEPFHTLNDHGMLDLEPPDHTRIRRLVSKAFTPRTVERLKPYVRGLADELVSALVAKGGGDLLKDVAEPLPVAVIAEMLGIPESDRAPLRPWSADICGMYELKPSEDTAAKAVRASVEFSDYLRELIAARRKEPGEDLISGLIAAHDEGDRLTEQEMISTCVLLLNAGHEATVNATVNGWYALFRNPSQLEALRADHTLVPSAIEELMRYDTPLQLFERWVLDEIEIDGTTIPRGAEIAMLFGSANHDPAVFRNPSALDLTRADNPHISFSAGIHYCIGAPLARIELAASMGALLERAPTLRLAAEPARKPNFVIRGLECLTVEVG